A genomic stretch from Solanum stenotomum isolate F172 chromosome 8, ASM1918654v1, whole genome shotgun sequence includes:
- the LOC125873005 gene encoding protein yippee-like At4g27745 isoform X2, translating into MDELVKHRSYSCYKCRRHVSFHDDIISTNFQSKKGKAFLFAHVRNVVVGTNEEKRLTTGLHTIADIYCVDCNEVLGWKYEKAVEPSQKYKEGKFILELCKIVKDNW; encoded by the exons ATGGATGAATTAGTCAAACATCGCTCTTACAGCTGCTACAAATGTCGAAGACATGTCTCATTTCACGATGATATCATCTCTACCAACTTCCAG TCAAAGAAAGGCAAGGCTTTCCTTTTTGCTCATGTGAGAAATGTTGTTGTTGGAACCAATGAAGAAAAACGTCTCACAACTGGTCTTCACACAATTGCTGACATATACTGTGTGGATTGCAACGAGGTATTGGGCTGGAAGTATGAAAAAGCTGTTGAGCCATCGCAGAAGTACAAGGAAGGGAAATTCATACTCGAGCTATGCAAAATTGTTAAAGACAATTGGTAA
- the LOC125873005 gene encoding immune-associated nucleotide-binding protein 9-like isoform X1, giving the protein MGGSSVSDDWEFIANEAQTLLMIGCIGEGKSATGNSILGRNAFQLRSSFGAVTRTCEIQRTRLEDGQILDVIDTPAFDFNAESGLVGNEIGRCIDLANDGVHTVLFVLSVRTSFSKEEQAIIQYFKKLFETKISDYMIVVYTGGDKLEDNDSLNDHLDHSCPDDLKEVLKMCGNRQVLFDNKTEDPAKKAEQLRELLFHVNMVVQTTGGKPYTSELFEEVKKMKLRNDSVEVNSLLGDLKQGVTELKEQLQRFSFVEQQRRITKMVESKMNNTMHSLEKQLEEERTARLEAESKIRELKDSLEKAQRETEELTVKHRSYSCYKCRRHVSFHDDIISTNFQSKKGKAFLFAHVRNVVVGTNEEKRLTTGLHTIADIYCVDCNEVLGWKYEKAVEPSQKYKEGKFILELCKIVKDNW; this is encoded by the exons ATGGGAGGAAGTTCAGTCAGTGATGATTGGGAGTTTATTGCAAATGAAGCTCAGACACTACTTATGATTGGGTGTATAGGTGAAGGAAAAAGTGCCACGGGCAATAGCATTCTTGGTAGAAATGCATTCCAATTGAGGTCTAGCTTTGGTGCTGTTACAAGAACTTGTGAAATACAGAGGACTCGATTAGAAGATGGACAGATTCTTGATGTCATCGATACCCCTG CATTTGATTTTAATGCTGAATCTGGATTAGTTGGAAATGAAATTGGTAGATGCATTGATTTGGCCAATGATGGTGTCCACActgttctttttgttttgtctgTACGAACTAGCTTTTCAAAAGAAGAACAGGCTATTATCCAGTACTTTAAGAAACTCTTTGAGACCAAAATTAGTGATTACATGATTGTGGTCTACACTGGAGGGGATAAGCTCGAAGATAATGACTCTTTGAATGATCACTTAGATCATTCCTGTCCCGATGATTTAAAG GAAGTTCTTAAGATGTGTGGGAATAGACAAGTGCTTTTCGACAATAAAACTGAAGATCCAGCGAAGAAAGCTGAACAATTGAGGGAACTTCTTTTCCATGTGAATATGGTTGTACAAACGACAGGTGGAAAACCATATACGAGTGAATTATTTGAGGAAGTAAAG AAGATGAAGCTTCGTAATGATTCAGTGGAGGTTAATTCATTGCTCGGAGATTTAAAGCAAGGGGTAACTGAGTTGAAGGAACAACTGCAGAGGTTCTCTTTCGTGGAGCAACAAAGGCGAATAACTAAAATG GTTGAATCTAAGATGAACAATACCATGCATAGTCTTGAAAAGCAGTTGGAGGAGGAGCGTACTGCTCGGTTAGAGGCAGAAAGCAAAATTCGTGAATTGAAAGATAGCTTAGAGAAAGCTCAAAGAGAGACTGAGGAGCTCACAG TCAAACATCGCTCTTACAGCTGCTACAAATGTCGAAGACATGTCTCATTTCACGATGATATCATCTCTACCAACTTCCAG TCAAAGAAAGGCAAGGCTTTCCTTTTTGCTCATGTGAGAAATGTTGTTGTTGGAACCAATGAAGAAAAACGTCTCACAACTGGTCTTCACACAATTGCTGACATATACTGTGTGGATTGCAACGAGGTATTGGGCTGGAAGTATGAAAAAGCTGTTGAGCCATCGCAGAAGTACAAGGAAGGGAAATTCATACTCGAGCTATGCAAAATTGTTAAAGACAATTGGTAA